In one Lolium rigidum isolate FL_2022 chromosome 3, APGP_CSIRO_Lrig_0.1, whole genome shotgun sequence genomic region, the following are encoded:
- the LOC124702494 gene encoding E3 ubiquitin-protein ligase UPL3-like — METRSRKRAAASSSSASKRARPTPTAAPRTRRSAPASAIPMDPSPSSRRRARAAAAAADKGKDPTDPTSTSAPHHHDVSDDDSDALPAPFPPSFTSASTALQGLLRRLGAGLDDLLPGSAAAAAAASSSGTSAQLKRILAGLQDSSNSSLQLSCLMQLCEMLSIGTEDSLATFPVDAFVPLLVGLLGRPDHDDDDDAGASPDVMLLAARALANLVDVLPSACSSVVHYGAIPCFCARLLTIEYMDLAEQSLQALRKISLEHPTACLRAGALMAVLSYLDFFSTGVQRVALSTAANICRKLPSDASDFVMEAVPLLTNLLHHHDSKVLEHASVCLTRIAEAFAHYPHKLDELCNHGLVAQAATLVSISNSAGQTSLSTSTYTGLIRLLSTCASGSLLAAKTLLLLGISGTIKDILSGSGLVAGTSVAPALSRPADQMFEIVSLADDLLPHLPVGIITLPTHCRVFAKGSSTRKPATAKHDGAGSTENERSGHESLLREHPELLQQFGMDLLPVMTQVYGSSVNAPIRHKCLSIIGKLMCYSSAEMIQALLGTTNISSFLAGILAWKDPQVLIPALQIAEIMMEKLPETFSKLFVREGVVHAVEALICPESANTVPPQVPSQDKDGDSVMSSRPRRQRRRGVAAATESSLLDASNAASTSPCSAEAPVTSLRFEVSDRAKAFKEKYFPSDHGSSDAGVTDDLLKLRALCAKLNSATENVVTKAKGKSKASSASYFDISHDAEEQLDLIVTEMLSELSKANGVSTFEFVRSGVVAAFLNYLSCGTFGKERVSEANLPKLRQQALRRYKLFISVALSVDHGRSETPLALLVQKLQSALCSLERFPVVLSQSSRIGTGGSRLTSGLGALAQPFKLRLCRAQGEKSLRDYSSNIVLIDPFASLAAVEEFLWPRVQRSEAASKPIVVCANNSESGAPGATDGASTPASAQSVRRPTTRSKSSAACSGTSNKETLEESTSAAKGKGKAVVKPSSAEPKGPNTRNSTRRKAASEKDLDMKQTHGDSSSEDEELDTSHIELDDALMIDDDDDISEDEDDDHEVLQEGSLPICVEDGVHDVKLGDADVSNVGSASDSQAQLSSGSSARNIISRGANAAEFRSASAFGSQGAMSFVAATMAGLTSAGGRGVRGSRDRRGLSLGGSINERNKLVFMAGGKQLSKNLTVYQAIQRQLMLDEDDEERFNGSDLPNDGNRFWGDVFTITYQKADGQPEKGPQGGSTSLHAKSESYRSTSEAHKLSLLDSILQGELPCDLEKTNSTYNILALLRVLEGLNQLSPRLRALAASDEFAEGKIATLDELYETGTKVPSEEFVNSKLTPKLARQMQDVLALCSGSLPSWCYQMAKACPFLFPFETRRQYFHSTAFGLSRALNRLQQQQGDNQNSGSEREVRFGRLQRQKVRVSRNRILDSAAKVMEMFSSQRAVLEVEYFGEVGTGLGPTLEFYTLLGHELQSARLGLWRSSSPSDSEMEIDRNGVIHLDSSDDDFPAKELSSDEGRQLIQAPLGLFPRPWPSNVDVSEGSRLFKVIEYFRLVGRVVAKVLQDGRLLDLPLSTAFYKLALGQELDLFDIISFDAELGKTLQELQVLVERKRFLESTSGKNQLEAEDLRFRGARIEDLCLDFTLPGYPDYVLKEGEQNTIVNIHNLEEYVDLVVNATVKSGIMKQVEAFRSGFSQVFDISSLQIFSPQELDYLICGRQEIWEPESLVDNIKFDHGYTAKSPAILNLLEIMAEFTPDQQHAFCQFVTGASRLPTGGLAALSPKLTIVRKHPSSGVSTTNTTGITDAADDDLPSVMTCANYLKLPPYSTKEVMHKKLLYAILEGRGSFDLS, encoded by the exons ATGGAAACACGCAGCCGcaagcgcgccgccgcctcctcctcgtcggcctccAAGCGCGCGCGCCCGACCCCTACCGCCGCTCCCCGCACCCGCCGTTCAGCCCCAGCGTCAGCGATACCCATGGACCCGTCcccgtcctcccgccgccgcgcccgcgccgccgccgccgccgccgacaaggGAAAGGACCCGACGGACCCGACCTCCACCTCCGCCCCGCACCACCACGACGTCTCCGACGACGACTCCGACGCCCTCCCGGCCCCCTTCCCGCCCTCCTTCACCTCCGCCAGCACGGCCCTCCAGGGCCTGCTCCGCCGCCTTGGCGCGGGCCTCGACGACCTCCTgcccggctccgccgccgccgccgccgccgcctcctcctccggcacctccgccCAGCTCAAGAGGATCCTCGCCGGCCTGCAGGACTCCTCCAACTCCTCGCTCCAGCTCTCCTGCCTCATGCAGCTCTGCGAGATGCTCTCCATCGGAACCGAGGACTCCCTCGCCACCTTCCCCGTCGACGCATTCGTGCCGCTCCTCGTCGGCCTGCTGGGgcgccccgaccacgacgacgacgacgacgcagggGCCAGCCCCGATGTCATGCTGCTGGCAGCGCGAGCGCTGGCAAACCTAGTGGATGTCCTACCGTCGGCGTGCTCATCCGTAGTGCACTATGGGGCCATACCCTGCTTCTGCGCACGACTGCTCACCATCGAGTACATGGACCTAGCTGAGCAG TCTCTGCAAGCTCTTAGGAAGATCTCCCTGGAGCATCCTACTGCCTGTTTGAGAGCTGGTGCACTAATGGCTGTCCTCTCCTATCTTGATTTCTTCTCAACTGGTGTTCAG AGGGTAGCATTGTCTACTGCTGCTAATATCTGCAGGAAGCTGCCATCCGATGCGTCCGACTTTGTCATGGAAGCCGTGCCGTTGCTCACTAATCTCCTACACCACCACGACTCTAAG GTACTAGAGCATGCTTCTGTTTGTTTAACACGCATTGCCGAGGCTTTTGCTCACTATCCACACAAACTGGATGAGTTGTGCAATCATGGGCTGGTCGCTCAAGCAGCTACTTTGGTTTCCATCAGCAACTCCGCAGGCCAGACATCCTTGAGTACATCCACATATACG GGTTTAATCCGTCTTCTCTCAACATGTGCAAGTGGGTCGTTGTTGGCAGCCAAAACACTCCTTCTGCTTGGTATTAGTGGCACTATTAAAGATATTCTTTCAGGGTCTGGTTTGGTTGCTGGAACATCTGTTGCCCCAGCTTTGTCAAGGCCTGCTGATCAG ATGTTTGAGATCGTGAGCCTTGCTGATGATTTACTCCCGCATTTGCCTGTGGGGATAATTACTTTGCCAACACATTGCCGTGTATTTGCTAAAGGCTCTTCTACAAGGAAACCTGCCACAGCCAAACATGATGGGGCTGGTTCAACAGAAAATGAAAGGTCAGGTCATGAGAGTCTATTGCGTGAGCACCCTGAACTTCTACAACAGTTTGGTATGGACTTATTGCCCGTAATGACACAG GTGTATGGTTCAAGCGTAAATGCACCAATACGTCATAAGTGCTTATCTATCATTGGGAAATTAATGTGCTATAGCTCCGCTGAAATGATCCAGGCGCTCCTTGGCACGACAAACATATCCAG CTTCCTAGCAGGCATTCTTGCTTGGAAAGATCCACAGGTGCTGATCCCTGCTCTTCAGATAGCAGAAATTATGATGGAGAAACTCCCGGAGACATTCTCCAAGTTATTTGTGAGGGAAGGTGTTGTTCATGCTGTGGAGGCACTTATATGTCCGGAATCCGCAAATACAGTGCCTCCTCAAGTACCATCACAAGATAAGGATGGCGATTCTGTTATGTCGTCACGCCCTAGACGACAACGCCGACGTGGGGTTGCTGCAGCAACAGAAAGCAGTTTGTTAGATGCATCAAACGCTGCTAGTACCTCACCATGCTCGGCAGAAGCTCCAGTCACGAGTCTCCGTTTTGAAGTAAGCGACCGTGCGAAGGCATTCAAAGAAAAATACTTCCCTTCTGACCATGGTTCCAGCGATGCTGGAGTCACCGACGACCTTCTTAAACTAAGAGCACTCTGCGCAAAGTTGAATTCTGCAACTGAAAATGTCGTAACGAAAGCAAAAGGGAAATCGAAGGCCTCGAGTGCTAGTTATTTTGACATTTCGCATGATGCGGAGGAACAACTAGACCTGATAGTAACTGAAATGCTCTCCGAGCTGAGCAAAGCTAATGGTGTTTCCACATTTGAGTTCGTCAGGAGCGGAGTTGTGGCTGCGTTTCTCAACTATCTGTCATGCGGGACATTTGGGAAAGAAAGGGTGTCTGAAGCTAACCTACCAAAGCTTCGCCAGCAGGCGCTTAGGCGATACAAGTTGTTCATATCCGTTGCCCTTTCTGTTGACCATGGAAGGAGTGAAACTCCGTTGGCACTTTTGGTCCAAAAACTGCAAAGCGCTTTGTGTTCATTGGAACGTTTCCCTGTTGTCCTCAGCCAGTCTAGCAGAATTGGTACTGGAGGCTCTCGTCTAACCTCAGGTCTTGGTGCTCTGGCTCAACCCTTCAAGTTGCGCCTGTGTCGAGCTCAAGGCGAAAAATCACTCCGAGATTATTCATCAAATATTGTACTTATTGATCCCTTTGCAAGTCTAGCAGCTGTTGAAGAATTCCTTTGGCCGAGAGTTCAGCGCAGTGAGGCTGCTTCGAAACCTATAGTTGTTTGTGCAAATAATTCTGAATCTGGTGCACCTGGAGCTACTGATGGTGCATCAACACCTGCATCAGCTCAGTCTGTCCGGCGTCCAACGACAAGATCAAAGTCATCTGCTGCATGTAGTGGTACATCTAATAAAGAGACTCTGGAGGAAAGCACTAGTGCTGCTAAAGGAAAAGGCAAAGCTGTTGTCAAACCGAGCTCAGCTGAACCGAAGGGACCCAACACAAGGAATTCTACCCGCAGAAAAGCTGCTTCAGAGAAAGATTTGGACATGAAGCAAACACATGGTGACAGTAGTTCTGAG GATGAGGAGCTGGACACATCTCATATTGAGCTTGACGATGCTTTAATgattgacgatgatgatgacatttccgaggatgaagatgatgatcatGAG GTTCTCCAAGAGGGTTCTCTTCCTATTTGCGTTGAAGATGGGGTGCATGATGTGAAACTGGGTGACGCTGATGTCTCTAATGTTGGTTCTGCAAGTGATAGCCAGGCACAGCTGTCATCCGGTTCCAGTGCTCGAAACATTATCAGTAGGGGAGCAAATGCCGCTGAATTTCGAAGTGCAAGTGCCTTTGGATCTCAAGGTGCGATGTCATTTGTTGCTGCGACAATGGCTGGGCTTACTTCTGCTGGTGGTCGTGGTGTTAGAGGTAGTCGTGATCGGCGTGGCTTGTCACTTGGAGGTAGCATAAATGAGCGCAACAAACTGGTATTCATGGCTGGTGGGAAGCAGCTTAGCAAAAATTTGACTGTATATCAAGCCATCCAGCGTCAACTGATGCTTGATGAGGACGATGAAGAAAGGTTTAATGGATCCGACTTACCGAATGATGGGAACCGCTTCTGGGGTGACGTGTTTACAATCACTTACCAGAAGGCTGATGGCCAACCTGAGAAGGGGCCCCAGGGTGGTTCCACCTCATTGCACGCAAAATCAGAATCTTACAGATCTACTTCTGAAGCACACAAGCTTTCCCTTCTCGATAGCATCTTACAAGGAGAACTTCCATGTGATTTGGAGAAAACAAACTCAACTTACAACATTCTAGCACTCTTACGTGTACTAGAGGGGCTGAATCAGTTATCCCCTCGTTTAAGAGCGCTGGCAGCATCCGATGAGTTTGCCGAGGGGAAGATTGCTACCCTGGATGAGCTATATGAAACTGGAACCAAGGTACCCTCGGAAGAGTTTGTCAATAGCAAGCTGACGCCGAAGCTTGCTCGGCAGATGCAGGATGTCCTTGCACTCTGCAGCGGCAGTTTACCTTCTTGGTGTTatcagatggcgaaagcctgtccCTTCCTGTTTCCTTTTGAAACGAGGAGGCAGTATTTCCACTCCACAGCTTTTGGCTTGTCCCGGGCGTTGAATCGGCTTCAGCAACAACAGGGTGATAACCAGAACTCTGGTAGCGAAAGAGAGGTCCGGTTTGGCAGGTTGCAACGCCAGAAAGTCCGTGTTTCCCGTAACCGTATTCTGGATTCTGCTGCAAAAGTTATGGAGATGTTCTCAAGTCAGAGAGCGGTTCTTGAGGTGGAGTACTTTGGTGAGGTTGGGACAGGACTGGGTCCTACTTTGGAGTTTTACACACTCTTGGGCCATGAACTACAAAGTGCTCGGTTGGGATTATGGAGATCAAGTTCACCTTCCGATTCAGAAATGGAAATCGATAGAAACGGTGTGATCCATCTGGATTCTTCTGATGATGATTTTCCTGCAAAAGAACTCAGCTCTGATGAAGGCAGGCAACTGATACAAGCTCCTCTTGGATTATTTCCTCGACCTTGGCCATCTAATGTTGATGTCTCAGAGGGTAGCAGATTATTCAAAGTCATCGAGTATTTCCGCTTGGTTGGTCGAGTTGTGGCAAAAGTCTTGCAAGATGGAAGGCTTTTGGATTTGCCTTTATCCACAGCTTTTTATAAGCTCGCACTTGGACAA GAGCTTGATTTGTTTGACATCATCTCGTTTGATGCCGAGCTTGGAAAGACACTGCAAGAACTGCAAGTTCTTGTTGAGCGTAAGAGGTTCCTTGAATCCACGTCTGGCAAGAATCAGCTGGAAGCTGAAGACTTGCGTTTCCGTGGAGCTCGTATCGAAGACCTGTGTTTAGATTTTACCCTTCCAGGCTATCCTGATTATGTTCTTAAAGAAGGCGAGCAAAACACAATT GTTAATATCCACAACCTGGAAGAGTATGTTGATTTAGTAGTTAATGCAACGGTGAAGTCAGGGATAATGAAGCAGGTAGAAGCTTTCAGATCAGGATTTAGCCAG GTCTTTGATATATCATCCCTCCAAATATTTTCACCTCAAGAGCTTGACTATCTAATATGCGGTCGTCAAGAAATTTGGGAG ccggaatcactggtggatAACATAAAGTTTGATCATGGGTATACTGCTAAAAGTCCTGCAATCTTAAAT CTACTTGAGATCATGGCGGAATTTACCCCTGATCAGCAGCATGCGTTCTGCCAGTTTGTAACTGGTGCTTCTCGGCTTCCAACTGGTGGCTTAGCTGCCCTTAGTCCCAAGCTTACTATAGTTCGAAAG CACCCCTCGAGTGGCGTCAGTACCACAAATACAACCGGGATCacagatgctgcagatgatgatttGCCCAGTGTCATGACGTGTGCCAATTATCTTAAACTACCCCCGTATTCCACAAAA GAAGTTATGCACAAGAAGCTGCTCTACGCCATCCTAGAAGGCCgcggatcttttgatctatcgtGA